The window TTTGCTTGTGGCGCGATGACTCGCCGGGCAGCGACGGCAGCGATTTCACAATCCAGATAGTGCACAGCACGCCCATCACCGCCGCGGCGTTAAAGACGTTGCGCCAGCCGATGAGCCCGCCTAAAAAACTGCCCAGCGGCGCGGCAATCACCAGCGCGACAGAAACCGCGCCAAAAATGACCGACAGCGCTTTCGGCACCGTACGCGGCGGCACCAGACGCATCGTCAGCGACGCCGACATCGCCCAGAACCCGCCGAGCGCCAGCCCGAGACAGGCGCGCCCGAGCAGCAGCAGGGTGAACGAATTAGCAAAGGATACCAGCAGGCAGGAAAGCGTCAGAAGCACAGAAAACAGAATCACCACGTAGCGGCGATCGGTCGCCTGAATAATTTGGGTGATGAACAGGCTGGCGAACATCGCGACAAACGCCGTAACGGTTACCGACTGCCCGGCCACACCTTCGGTAATACCCAGATCCTGGGCCATTGGCGTCAGCAGACTAACCGGCAAAAACTCAACGGTAATCAGGCAAGCGACACAGAACGCCACGGCAAATACCGCCGACCAGTTAGGACGAGCAACACCCTCAGCGCGGGCTTTTTCTTCGATACATTCACTCATTATTTGCTACCTGCGTGGTGTTTTTGTGGAAAAGTCACGCAGTGTAACATTTTATTTGTGACTAACTTAACGTTTTGGCAACTATTATCCGTCAGAAGCGATGAACGATGCGGGACTTACCCGGCTGGCCGGATAAGGCGTTTCGCCGCCATCCGGCGCTCAGGCGCAGTCGCCGTTCAGTGCAGCCAGCGAACGGACCCTTCTGGCTGAAACAGCGCGTTGTAGCGCAGCTGAAAAGCGTTAATCTCCGGCATATCCGGCTCCATCTCTCGCAGGTAGCCGATCGCCAGGCGCACCTGTGC is drawn from Citrobacter rodentium NBRC 105723 = DSM 16636 and contains these coding sequences:
- the nepI gene encoding purine ribonucleoside efflux pump NepI, with amino-acid sequence MSECIEEKARAEGVARPNWSAVFAVAFCVACLITVEFLPVSLLTPMAQDLGITEGVAGQSVTVTAFVAMFASLFITQIIQATDRRYVVILFSVLLTLSCLLVSFANSFTLLLLGRACLGLALGGFWAMSASLTMRLVPPRTVPKALSVIFGAVSVALVIAAPLGSFLGGLIGWRNVFNAAAVMGVLCTIWIVKSLPSLPGESSRHKQNMFSLLNRPGVMAGMIAIFMSFAGQFAFFTYIRPVYMNLAGFDVDGLTLVLLSFGIASFVGTSLSSFILKRSVKLALAGAPLVLAVSALVLTLWGGDKVVAAGIAIVWGLAFALVPVGWSTWITRSLADQAEKAGSVQVAVIQLANTCGAAVGGYALDNLGLLSPLMLSGSLMLLTALLVAAKVRIKGMQ